The following proteins come from a genomic window of Diceros bicornis minor isolate mBicDic1 chromosome 4, mDicBic1.mat.cur, whole genome shotgun sequence:
- the METTL25B gene encoding methyltransferase-like protein 25B isoform X1, whose protein sequence is MPGVSARALSHEERRQLAVNLTRVLALYRSILDAYIIEFFTDNLWGTLPCSWQEALDGLNPPQLATLLLGMPREGEVVRYRSVWPLTLLALKSTAYALAFTRKPGFQSPSEFLENPSQSSRLTAPFRKHVRPKKQHEIRRLGELVKKLSDLTGCTQVVDVGSGQGHLSRFMSLGLGLMVKSIEGDQRLVERAQRLDQELLQALEKEEKRNPQVVHTGPRHFPHHVVRWVDPTALCEELLLPLESSPQGGARLLLTGLHACGDLSVALLRHFSCCPEVVALASVGCCYMKLSDPGGYPLSQWVAGLPGYELPYRLREGACHALEEYAERLQKAGPGLRTHCYRAALETVIRCAQPELRRPGVQGIPRVHELKIEEYVQRGLQRVGLDPQLPLNLAALRAHQAQENRVVTFFSLALLLAPLVETLILLDRLLFLQEQGFHAELLPIFTPELSPRNLVLVATKRPLGQAFSVLETEDS, encoded by the exons GAATTTTTCACAGACAACCTGTGGGGCACTCTCCCTTGCTCATGGCAGGAAGCATTGGATGGACTGAACCCGCCACAGCTCGCCACACTGCTGCTGGGGATGCCTAGGGAAGGGGAAGTGGTCAG GTACAGGTCGGTGTGGCCACTTACCCTGCTGGCCTTGAAGTCCACAGCCTATGCCCTGGCATTTACCCGGAAGCCTGGGTTTCAGAGCCCCTCAGAGTTCCTGGAGAACCCCAGCCAGAGCTCACGACTGACGGCTCCATTCCGGAAACATGTCAGGCCCAAGAAGCAGCATGAGATCCGGAGGCTGGGAGAG TTGGTGAAGAAGCTGAGTGACCTCACAGGCTGCACCCAGGTTGTGGATGTAGGCTCAGGCCAG GGCCATCTTTCCCGCTTCatgtccctggggctggggctgatGGTGAAGAGCATTGAAGGGGATCAAAGACTGGTGGAGAGAGCCCAGCGCCTGGACCAGGAGCTCCTGCAGGCTctggagaaagaggagaagaggAACCCACAG GTGGTCCATACTGGCCCTCGCCACTTCCCGCACCACGTGGTTAGGTGGGTAGACCCCACGGCCCTGTGTGAGGAGCTTCTGCTTCCACTGGAGAGCTCACCTCAGGGTGGGGCCCGCTTGCTGCTCACAGGCCTCCATGCCTGTGGGGATCTGAGCGTCGCCTTGCTGAGGCACTTCTCCTGCTGCCCTGAGGTGGTGGCCTTGGCCTCAGTGGGCTGTTGCTACATGAAGCTGAGTGATCCTGGTGGCTACCCACTGAGTCAGTGGGTGGCTGGGCTGCCTGGCTACGAACTGCCCTACAGGCTGCGGGAGGGGGCCTGCCATGCCCTGGAGGAATATGCTGAGCGGCTACAGAAAGCAGGCCCTGGCCTCCGAACCCACTGCTACCGGGCAGCGCTGGAGACAGTTATCCGCTGTGCCCAGCCTGAGCTCCGTCGGCCAGGCGTGCAGGGGATCCCCAGGGTCCACGAGCTCAAGATCGAAGA ATATGTGCAGCGGGGGCTACAGCGGGTAGGGCTGGACCCCCAGCTGCCGCTGAATCTGGCTGCCCTTCGGGCCCACCAGGCCCAGGAGAACCGTGTGGTGACCTTCTTCAGCCTGGCCCTACTGCTGGCCCCACTGGTGGAGACACTGATTCTACTGGACCGGCTGCTCTTCCTTCAGGAGCAGG GCTTCCACGCTGAGCTCCTGCCCATCTTCACCCCTGAACTGTCTCCCAGAAACCTGGTTCTGGTGGCTACCAAGAGGCCGCTGGGTCAGGCCTTCTCTGTTCTGGAGACCGAAGACAGCTGA